Sequence from the Xiphophorus maculatus strain JP 163 A chromosome 16, X_maculatus-5.0-male, whole genome shotgun sequence genome:
TGTGTAAACTGGTAGTTCATAAAAAATAGTTTGTCTCTAGAAGAAGAAAACGGtatctgatttattaaattttcatctttaaaatcaGATTCTCCACACTCAATACTTTCACTTCAAAATGCTTTTTCCATCTAGAGTGTGtgtttcatttctttgcttGTTGCGTTGCATGGCCTGACGCTGGGGTTTAACGGCCAGAAGCATCACAATGTCATCACTTCACGTGCGATGAGgtgaaaccaaaacaacagctttaaattaaataactttcTTCCGTTGACAGGAGAGCAGCCAGAAGACAGACCATCCGCCACCCAACTAAGATAGAGAAGGACAGCAAGGGACCAACCAAGGCCACCACAACCAAGATGGTCTACCAGATTTTCGATGCATTCTTTGCTGATCAGATAGAGCAGAATGATAAGGAGGGAGGAGTCAAACGGCAGCGCTGTGGAGTCTGCGAAGTGAGTTAGAGAAGCTCTGATTTACGCCAAGCTATGGTGATCCTTCACTGCACTTCTACATGAATAAAACGTTTGATTTTGTCTCCCGTCTCTAGGTGTGCCAGTCTCCTGACTGTGGCAAGTGCACAGCCTGTAAGGATATGATCAAATTTGGAGGAAGTGGCAAAAGCAAGCAAGCTTGTAAGCAGAGAAGGTGAGGATgttaaagcagcaaaacaaaacacaaatttagttttttgattattttttttttggttttgatctCAGTTTGCTCTTGCTGTTTTAATGTTAAACATGTTAGACTTTGTAATTCTTTTCCCTTAGATGTCCAAACCTTGCTGTAAAGGAGGCTGAGGATGATGAGAATATTGAGGAGGAAGATGTTCCAGCAGAGAAGACCAAAAAGGTTCTTCAAACCAAGAAAAAGAGACAGACCCAGTCCAAACTTGCATGGGTTGGCGAGCCTGTTGAGGTAGGATTTAATTTTGTGACAACAGGGTTGGATTTTCTGTCAAACGCAATCTgcataatgacaaaaaaaaaaaaaaacaagattcaCTGCTTGAGATTTTGGGAGTTTAGATGTGCTGTGATACCTGCGTTctgccagcaggtggcagtagcATTGCCATTAACATGCATGGCAACCAGCAGTTGCAGGCTGAAAGTTGTCGTAAAGCATGTTTCCTTTGACACGATTTACAGTTTCCTATTAATATTTGTAGCTCGATTTTGAGGTTTAATGAAAATGGTCACCATGAAGTGAGGCAGATTTGTCAAAACTCAAATCAGTTTCATGATTGTAGTGCTTTCTAGAACAGAAACCCAGGCTGgttatttgcaaaacatacataatttcttttaaataatcatAAGATATCCagtgtaaagtgttttttttttctttctttttttttacagttttccatACAAAGCACCTCAGGTTTTTGTCAAATAGGAGTGCTGGTGTGGGTATGGGTTTTAACTCTGATTCTCTTCAGACCGCAGGGAAGAGGCAGTACTACAAGAAGGTCTCCTTGAACGATGAAGTGCTGGAAGTGGGAGACTGCGTCTCAGTTTCATCAGAAGATCCGTCCACTCCTCTGTATCTGGCAAGGTATGACATCTCTTTATGTCCTCTAACACCACGAGGAGTCTAACCTGTTTATATCTAATGAGATATTTCTTTTCAGGATCACTTCATTGTGGGAGGACAATAATGGGAAGATGTTTCATGCCCACTGGTTCCTCCGTGGGATCCACACAGTCCTCGGAGAGTCCTCTGATCCACTGGAGCTGGTTATCGTCGATGAATGTGAAGACATGCTGCTCAATTATGTACAGGGAAAAGTGAACGTCATGTACAAAGCTCCATCAAACAACTGGTTCATGGAGGTCAGTTGGTGGTCTTAATGAACTATGTATTGCATTTTGTCCTGAATTGTTTATTTAGAGGGTCCGTTTATTTCAGGGTGGGGTGGATGTTGACCTGAAGGTGATTGATGACGATGGGAAGAGTTTCTTCTATCAGTTCTGGTATGACACAGAGTTTGCTCGGTTTGAGACTCCTCCTAAGACTGAACAATCGGTAGACTGCAAGCTCAGGTAAatggctttttaaattttaacctGTTCAGTAAGATTAATAAAAAGGCATGTAAAAGAACTTGTTTGGCATCGAATAATGCCAAGGATTACTACTTTAGTTTTCTAGCTTTTTATGATGTTTCATTAACATTGGTTATGCTTTCATTTAGATTCTGTGGCAGCTGCGCCCGTACTAAAGAGCGAGATGAGCAGGAAGTACCTCGAGCGTTTGAACCCCTGGAGAACGAGGACAGTGACAGCAAGGCTCTGTATGCGTTGGCCTGCTTCAAGGGAGAACAATTCAGGGTTGGAGACAGCGTCTACATGCCTCCTGAAGCCTTCAGTTTTAGGTAACAAAATGAGTAGATTTCTGTAGCACTAACGGGTAGTTATTACTGCCTGACACTATGGTATCAGGCAGTAATAAGAGGGCTGTTGGAGATGAACTTGATTTAGATTTGGTGCAATCAGAAGTCCAGTGACTGAGAACAGAGATGCAAACAAACTGTTGGAAGCCAACCAATCACTgacctttttacttttatggaAAAGCTACAGTAAACTATGCAAAAGGAACCAACACTTGTCAAAACTCAAATCAATTTCATGATTGTAGTGCTTCGGTACCATTCCTAGTTTCTGATGTGACCTTACAAGCAATTCTGTCAGGCAATTTGGTTCATTGTTCTGTACTTTATAGACTAAAAACAAGATGTCATTCAAGCAACCTGCAAGTTATTGAATGGTCTAtgacaggggtgggcaactccaggcctcgagggccggtctcctgcaacttttagatgcatctctacttcaacacacctgagtcaaataatgaggtcattagcaggactctggagaacttgactgcacttaggaggtgattgagttattggattcaagtgtgttggaccagggagacatctaagatttgcaggacaccggccctcgaggaccaggattgcccacccctggtctatgAGAAATTGTCTCGATTTTATTCAGGATTGACTTGAGTGGTAGACTAACTGATCTAATAATTGACATGGTTAAAATGTGGGTCATGGTCCATAATAACTGTTTTGTGTAGAGCACTTTTTATGCAGCAAAGTGCGACAAAGTGATTTATGGTATTTAAAACTATGAAAAAGCATGCAAATGtatctatatctatatttatttgatttctagGTGATCTAGAAAACAACTGAAGTTCTCAGTTTAAGACTGTTACCTAAACCATCATGTGATTcaccttttcctgtttttaagtGTGAAACCAGCCAGTCCGGTGAAGCGCTCCCACAGAAAAGAGGATGTGGATGAAGATTTGTATCCGGAGTACTACAGAAAGTCTTCAGACTACATTAAGGGGTCAAACCTGGATGCCCCAGAGCCTTTCCGTGTTGGCCGCATCAAAGAGATTTTCTGTCATCGCCGCAGCAATGGAAAATCAGACACCTCAGAGGTCAAGCTGAGGCTCTACAAGTTCTACAGGTACacgtttcattcattttcaggATCTTTAAGGGTCTTGTTGTGTAAAGGAGTGAAGAACTAACAgatatttgtgtaaataatcAGGCCGgagaacacacacagaggcGTCAAAGCCAGTTACCATACAGACATCAATCAGCTCTACTGGAGTGATGAGGAAGTGACGGTTAGCATGTCTGAGGTACTTGGACGCTGTCAAGTAGAGTACGCAGAAGACCTGAATGAATCTGTCCAAGATTACTCCAGCGGTGGACCGGACCGCTTCTATTTCCTGGAGGTACAGCTATttcctcttctgtttttctgctgtcaaTTCAAATTTGCCTGAATTAAGCATCTCTTCAGTGTAGCATATGTCTAATATTTGTTCTCTCTTACAGGCTTACAACGCTAAATCAAAGAGTTTTGAAGACCCTCCTAACCATGCCCGCTCTTGTGTTCATAAAGGGAAGGGGAAGGGCAAAGGAAAAGGTTggtttttgcttaaaaaataaaggccTACATAAGATCTGGATGTTCTTGAATTTGTTGCTGACCGATATTTCACTTTACACTCATCAGGTAAAGGCAAAGGAAAAGCATCACAAGAACCACAAGAGTCTCGCACGGAACCACAGGCACTTAAAGTACCAAAATATCGCACCCTTGATGTTTTCTCTGGCTGTGGTGGACTTTCTGAAGGCTTCCACCAGGCTGGTAGGTTAATCTTGCATTTCAGTTACCAGAATATTtcatcaaacacacaaatgtgttGCCCAGAATTTGCTCTTGTTGCTGGGtgtctgtatatttttaaaaggttttaaattcaTGTTCCTAAAATTAAGACCTTAAAAGGttttaagttcattttaaagaatgtaagttggccttaaatatgcTAATTACAGCTCTTGAGTGTTGTAGTAATACTATTCAATCTCGTTTGTAGTTTTAGTCGCATTCAGACGTCTTCAATGCATTCTATGACTCCAGGCAGCCGCTaattagctgctaatatacccttgttagctagctagcttatTTTTTGCCTCCATTATGGATAAGTGCAAAATTATCATCAGTTTTATTGACGTTTGTTTTTGCCACTGGCTCACTTGTGTTGCCAGCCCATGTGAACCAGCAGGATTCCCTACATAGTTTTTACTGTCTTAACTTTAATTCCAAAAGGtcttaaaaagacttaaatctGACTTGCTGAAGCCTACAGATACCCTGTGTTTCCCACAGGTATCTCCGAGACCCTCTGGGCTATTGAAATGTGGGAGCCTGCTGCACAGGCGTTCAGACTCAACAATCCTGGCACCACAGTTTTCACAGAGGACTGTAATGTCCTTCTTAAGCTGGTCATGTCTGGAGAAAAGACCAACTCCCTTGGCCAAAAGCTTCCTCAGAAGGGAGATGTAGAAATGTTGTGCGGCGGACCTCCTTGCCAAGGTTTCAGTGGAATGAATCGCTTCAATTCTCGCACTTATTCTAAGTTCAAAAACTCACTCGTGGTGTCCTATCTGAGGTGAGTGTCTTATTGACTAGCCATGAATAATATTACATAGAAGACGATCCAGTTTGGATTGCTGATTGAATGGCTCCTCATGCAGTTACTGCGACTACTACCGGCCGAAGTTCTTCCTGCTGGAAAACGTGAGGAACTTTGTATCCTTCAAGAACTCCATGGTCCTGAAGCTGACTCTGCGCTGCCTAGTGCGGATGGGCTACCAGTGCACCTTTGGAGTCCTTCAAGTGGGTACCACCATTCAGATCGCTCCATTTCTGTTGTGGATGTGTGAAGCTGTCCTGGTGAGGCTAAACCAGATTGGCGCTCTGTTTTCTCCTGCTCATCAGGCCGGTCAGTATGGCGTTGCTCAGACCCGCCGCAGGGCAATCATCCTGGCTGCTGCTCCAGGAGAGAAGCTTCCTCGCTACCCTGAGCCTCTCCACGTGTTTGCTCCCAGAGCGTGCTCGCTTACCGTGGCGGTCGATGAGAAGAAATACGTCAGCAACGTGAcgcggtaaaaaaaaaacaaaaaagttcgACCTATGCAGGTCTGCAGATCTCCCGAAAGCTTGTGGATCTAACTGTTCTGTTGTGGATCAGAGGGAACGGTGGCATCTACAGGACCATCACAGTCCGGGACACCATGTCTGATCTGCCCGAGATTCGCAATGGTGCTGCTTCTTTGGAGATTTcctacaacggagaacctcaGTCCTGGTTCCAGAGGCAGATCAGAGGCTCGCAGTACCAGCCCATTCTCAGAGACCATATTTGCAAGGTAAgctatattttagttttcacatAACCTCATCACAAATTACTGCTGCTCTTGTTAAATactaatttctgttttcaggacATGAGTGCTCTGGTTGAGGCCAGGATGCGTCACATCCCTCTGGCTCCGGGCTCCGACTGGAGAGATCTGCCCAACATTGAAGTTCGGTTAAAAGACGGCACCACGACGAAGAAGCTACGTTACACGCATCATGATAAGAAGAACGGACGCAGCAGCACCGGTGCTCTCAGAGGAGTCTGCACCTGTGCAGGAGGTATGTAAGGTTCATTTACTTGATTTCTAATAGAATTGATGATGATCTCCAGCTGAAGAAATGTCTGGTTATTTTAGGGAAAACCTGCGATTCTGCTGACAGGCAGTTCAACACGCTGATCCCCTGGTGTCTGCCCCATACTGGGAACCGCCACAATCACTGGGCCGGGCTGTACGGCAGACTGGAGTGGGACGGTTTCTTCAGCACAACCGTTACCAACCCTGAACCCATGGGGAAGCAGGTATGTTCTCTCTCTGGAACAGATTTTTATGGCTAATCGTTAAAAGTATTAATCTAATACCTTCCATAGTTTTGAGAATGTTCAGTTCTCAAAACTATGAGAACAGTTCCCATGAGTAAGATCTAGTAATCTAGATCTTACTCATGGCTTTGAGTAAGATCTAAGTGCTTCCatataataataaatcttttttttgtctttccttgTGATTTTAACCCAAACCTGTAACTACAGGGCCGTGTTCTGCATGCAGAGCAGCACAGAGTTGTCAGTGTGAGGGAGTGCGCTCGCTCTCAGGGCTTCCCTGACACCTACCGCTTTTTTGGAAACATCTTGGACAAACACAGACAGGTATGTTCCCAAACAATTTAACATTAAGAGATTAAATTATCAAGGGTCttgataataataaacaaataataaactcTTTATCAGCATGATCAGatatgtgttttctttttcccaggTTGGAAATGCTGTACCTCCTCCACTCTCCAGAGCCATCGGCCTGGAGATTAAGAAATGCATCTCAGACAGGATGAAGGAGGAACAAGCTACAGCAGGTGGGTAATTTGGtttgtctgcttttatttctccaaacctgcatttaccatttaaacttattcaggtttttttttcagacatcaAACAAGAGAAGATGGAGGTCTCTGATTAACTTCtatatttccatgttttaaaggttttaatgcTGATGTTGGAATACTTTTTAAGTAATCTTGACTTCACTGTCACCAAGTGGCCACTATGTACTATGTAGTAATCATTCCATATTG
This genomic interval carries:
- the dnmt1 gene encoding DNA (cytosine-5)-methyltransferase 1 isoform X2; this translates as MPSKTSLSLPDDVRKRLQKLDEDGSPEEDQVKEKLRLVQDFLHDDAQDQLTNLEEKMKNSEISKEVYISKVKVLLGKELRLENGSHEDGVEQNGKANGFVNGSHKDKEDEDVNMATEQEETETKSPPALKGKGGRRSKANSETKKSPTSTRVTRNSGKQPTILSMFSKVQKRKSEDLNGEAINGINEAQKEDYTEETQVEKRLRVDSDEKLAPEESKSKITKPGPAAKTPPPKCPDCRQYLDDPDLKMFQGDPDNALEEPEMLTHESLSLFEANEDGFESYDHLPQHRITNFSVYDKHGHLCPFDSGLIEKNVELYFSCYVKPIYDDSPGLTSGVFARKLGPINAWWITGFDGGEKALIGFTTSFADYILMEPSEEYAPIFALMQEKIYMSKIVVEFLQKNPDATYEDLLNKIETTVPPAGLNFNCFTEDTLLRHAQFVVEQVESYDEAGDSDEQPIIVTPCMRDLIKLAGVTLGKRRAARRQTIRHPTKIEKDSKGPTKATTTKMVYQIFDAFFADQIEQNDKEGGVKRQRCGVCEVCQSPDCGKCTACKDMIKFGGSGKSKQACKQRRCPNLAVKEAEDDENIEEEDVPAEKTKKVLQTKKKRQTQSKLAWVGEPVETAGKRQYYKKVSLNDEVLEVGDCVSVSSEDPSTPLYLARITSLWEDNNGKMFHAHWFLRGIHTVLGESSDPLELVIVDECEDMLLNYVQGKVNVMYKAPSNNWFMEGGVDVDLKVIDDDGKSFFYQFWYDTEFARFETPPKTEQSVDCKLRFCGSCARTKERDEQEVPRAFEPLENEDSDSKALYALACFKGEQFRVGDSVYMPPEAFSFSVKPASPVKRSHRKEDVDEDLYPEYYRKSSDYIKGSNLDAPEPFRVGRIKEIFCHRRSNGKSDTSEVKLRLYKFYRPENTHRGVKASYHTDINQLYWSDEEVTVSMSEVLGRCQVEYAEDLNESVQDYSSGGPDRFYFLEAYNAKSKSFEDPPNHARSCVHKGKGKGKGKGKGKGKASQEPQESRTEPQALKVPKYRTLDVFSGCGGLSEGFHQAGISETLWAIEMWEPAAQAFRLNNPGTTVFTEDCNVLLKLVMSGEKTNSLGQKLPQKGDVEMLCGGPPCQGFSGMNRFNSRTYSKFKNSLVVSYLSYCDYYRPKFFLLENVRNFVSFKNSMVLKLTLRCLVRMGYQCTFGVLQAGQYGVAQTRRRAIILAAAPGEKLPRYPEPLHVFAPRACSLTVAVDEKKYVSNVTRGNGGIYRTITVRDTMSDLPEIRNGAASLEISYNGEPQSWFQRQIRGSQYQPILRDHICKDMSALVEARMRHIPLAPGSDWRDLPNIEVRLKDGTTTKKLRYTHHDKKNGRSSTGALRGVCTCAGGKTCDSADRQFNTLIPWCLPHTGNRHNHWAGLYGRLEWDGFFSTTVTNPEPMGKQGRVLHAEQHRVVSVRECARSQGFPDTYRFFGNILDKHRQVGNAVPPPLSRAIGLEIKKCISDRMKEEQATADIKQEKMEVSD
- the dnmt1 gene encoding DNA (cytosine-5)-methyltransferase 1 isoform X1; translation: MPSKTSLSLPDDVRKRLQKLDEDGSPEEDQVKEKLRLVQDFLHDDAQDQLTNLEEKMKNSEISKEVYISKVKVLLGKELRLENGSHEDGVEQNGKANGFVNGSHKDKEDEDVNMATEQEETETKSPPALKGKGGRRSKANSETKKSPTSTRVTRNSGKQPTILSMFSKVQKRKSEDLNGEAINGINEAQKEDYTEETQVEKRLRVDSDEKLAPEESKSKITKPGPAAKTPPPKCPDCRQYLDDPDLKMFQGDPDNALEEPEMLTHESLSLFEANEDGFESYDHLPQHRITNFSVYDKHGHLCPFDSGLIEKNVELYFSCYVKPIYDDSPGLTSGVFARKLGPINAWWITGFDGGEKALIGFTTSFADYILMEPSEEYAPIFALMQEKIYMSKIVVEFLQKNPDATYEDLLNKIETTVPPAGLNFNCFTEDTLLRHAQFVVEQVESYDEAGDSDEQPIIVTPCMRDLIKLAGVTLGKSMQLYWRAARRQTIRHPTKIEKDSKGPTKATTTKMVYQIFDAFFADQIEQNDKEGGVKRQRCGVCEVCQSPDCGKCTACKDMIKFGGSGKSKQACKQRRCPNLAVKEAEDDENIEEEDVPAEKTKKVLQTKKKRQTQSKLAWVGEPVETAGKRQYYKKVSLNDEVLEVGDCVSVSSEDPSTPLYLARITSLWEDNNGKMFHAHWFLRGIHTVLGESSDPLELVIVDECEDMLLNYVQGKVNVMYKAPSNNWFMEGGVDVDLKVIDDDGKSFFYQFWYDTEFARFETPPKTEQSVDCKLRFCGSCARTKERDEQEVPRAFEPLENEDSDSKALYALACFKGEQFRVGDSVYMPPEAFSFSVKPASPVKRSHRKEDVDEDLYPEYYRKSSDYIKGSNLDAPEPFRVGRIKEIFCHRRSNGKSDTSEVKLRLYKFYRPENTHRGVKASYHTDINQLYWSDEEVTVSMSEVLGRCQVEYAEDLNESVQDYSSGGPDRFYFLEAYNAKSKSFEDPPNHARSCVHKGKGKGKGKGKGKGKASQEPQESRTEPQALKVPKYRTLDVFSGCGGLSEGFHQAGISETLWAIEMWEPAAQAFRLNNPGTTVFTEDCNVLLKLVMSGEKTNSLGQKLPQKGDVEMLCGGPPCQGFSGMNRFNSRTYSKFKNSLVVSYLSYCDYYRPKFFLLENVRNFVSFKNSMVLKLTLRCLVRMGYQCTFGVLQAGQYGVAQTRRRAIILAAAPGEKLPRYPEPLHVFAPRACSLTVAVDEKKYVSNVTRGNGGIYRTITVRDTMSDLPEIRNGAASLEISYNGEPQSWFQRQIRGSQYQPILRDHICKDMSALVEARMRHIPLAPGSDWRDLPNIEVRLKDGTTTKKLRYTHHDKKNGRSSTGALRGVCTCAGGKTCDSADRQFNTLIPWCLPHTGNRHNHWAGLYGRLEWDGFFSTTVTNPEPMGKQGRVLHAEQHRVVSVRECARSQGFPDTYRFFGNILDKHRQVGNAVPPPLSRAIGLEIKKCISDRMKEEQATADIKQEKMEVSD